One Azospirillum brasilense DNA segment encodes these proteins:
- a CDS encoding universal stress protein codes for MPIKDILVHVGSSPACADRLALAVDLARRYDAYLIGAGAPESPTDEDGFRTMLRSAGVVGEWRGIIGLPEPFVARQARGADLVILGQHDPDEPTGLDAPEDVILACGRPALVVPHAKLIEQVGTTVLIGWNGSREATRAVHDALPLLTMATTVTVLSVNPDPDEDWGVDDVVQHLARHGLTVRAETFEPEALADADALRSRAVHIGADLIVMGAYGRSRLREMILGGMTQDVLENMTVPVLMAH; via the coding sequence ATGCCCATCAAAGACATCCTCGTCCATGTCGGCTCTTCGCCCGCGTGCGCCGATCGTCTCGCCCTCGCCGTCGATCTCGCGCGCCGGTACGACGCCTACCTGATCGGTGCCGGCGCGCCGGAGTCGCCCACCGACGAGGACGGATTCCGGACCATGCTGCGGAGCGCCGGGGTGGTGGGCGAGTGGCGAGGCATCATCGGGCTTCCCGAACCGTTCGTCGCCCGTCAGGCGCGCGGCGCCGACCTTGTCATCCTCGGGCAGCACGATCCCGATGAGCCCACGGGCCTGGACGCGCCGGAGGACGTCATCCTCGCCTGCGGCCGCCCCGCGCTGGTCGTGCCGCATGCCAAACTCATTGAGCAGGTCGGCACGACCGTGCTGATCGGCTGGAACGGCAGCCGCGAGGCGACGCGCGCCGTGCACGACGCCCTGCCGCTTCTGACCATGGCGACCACGGTGACCGTCCTCTCCGTCAATCCGGATCCCGACGAGGACTGGGGGGTCGACGACGTGGTCCAGCATCTTGCGCGGCACGGCCTCACCGTCCGGGCGGAGACGTTCGAGCCGGAGGCACTGGCCGATGCCGATGCCCTGCGGTCCCGCGCCGTCCACATCGGAGCCGACCTCATCGTTATGGGCGCCTACGGCCGGTCGCGCCTGCGCGAAATGATCCTCGGCGGCATGACGCAAGATGTCCTCGAGAACATGACCGTGCCGGTCCTGATGGCTCACTGA
- a CDS encoding DsbA family protein, with the protein MAVLKMPVTSSDHIQGDAHAPVTLVEYGDYECPYCGAAHPHVQLVQKHYGRQLRFVFRHFPLTEVHPNAQSAAESAEFAGAHGRFWEMHDLLFENQERLGIPLLFAAVRSLGLSETELRDALAEGTYTPKVRDDFLGGVRSGVNGTPAFFINDRRHDGPFDFPHLVAAIDTQF; encoded by the coding sequence ATGGCGGTGTTGAAAATGCCGGTCACTTCGAGTGACCACATCCAGGGAGACGCCCACGCCCCGGTTACCCTGGTCGAATATGGCGATTACGAGTGTCCGTACTGCGGGGCCGCGCACCCTCACGTCCAGCTCGTGCAGAAGCACTACGGCCGGCAGCTCCGGTTCGTGTTCCGGCACTTCCCGCTGACGGAAGTCCACCCCAATGCCCAAAGCGCGGCGGAGAGTGCGGAGTTCGCAGGGGCGCATGGGCGGTTCTGGGAGATGCACGACCTCCTCTTCGAGAACCAGGAGCGCTTGGGCATTCCGCTTCTGTTCGCCGCGGTGCGGTCGTTGGGGCTGTCCGAAACCGAGCTCCGCGACGCACTGGCCGAGGGGACATACACGCCCAAGGTCCGCGACGACTTCCTCGGCGGCGTGCGCAGCGGGGTGAACGGCACCCCGGCCTTCTTCATAAACGATCGGCGGCACGATGGCCCGTTCGACTTCCCCCATCTCGTCGCAGCCATCGACACGCAGTTCTAG
- a CDS encoding redoxin domain-containing protein: MSQVLSPGTSAPDFTLHVTPDQCLSLSEFRDRPVILAFYPADWSPVCGDQMVLYNQVRPEFLKHGAEVLGVSVDGAWCHQAFAKARNLHFPLLADFEPKGGVSKSYGAYRDGDGVSERALFVIDKNGVIFWSYRSPLAVNPGADGILNALERLPS, from the coding sequence ATGTCTCAAGTTTTATCCCCGGGGACTTCGGCTCCCGATTTCACGCTCCATGTCACGCCCGATCAATGCTTGTCGCTTTCTGAATTTCGTGACAGGCCGGTGATCCTTGCCTTCTACCCCGCCGATTGGAGCCCAGTCTGTGGCGACCAGATGGTGCTGTACAACCAGGTCCGTCCCGAGTTCCTGAAACATGGAGCCGAGGTGCTGGGCGTTTCCGTCGACGGCGCGTGGTGCCATCAGGCGTTCGCAAAAGCTCGCAACCTGCACTTCCCGCTGCTTGCCGATTTCGAACCAAAGGGCGGCGTCTCGAAGTCCTATGGGGCCTATCGGGACGGGGACGGGGTCAGCGAACGCGCGCTGTTTGTGATCGACAAGAACGGCGTCATCTTTTGGAGCTACCGCTCGCCGCTCGCCGTCAACCCCGGTGCCGACGGCATCCTCAATGCGCTGGAGCGGTTGCCCAGCTAG
- a CDS encoding RNA polymerase sigma factor — MTKTAPSETGMAAKANWEAALRGDRAAFQAIVTPHLKELFEAARRELQYRVAIGDLSPDDLTPEELAGEVLIRAWQDRHRRPPGVGTRAWLLALLFRVVVDIVRREARFRNLAKVSLEARVPAEPVYDDDESFWEWYQPDEMTRWEDVVQDRSSMTPEQAAAAAEAFTRLLDPRARHVFLLAEVYRVPLPKAAMALGLSVPEAARWLADAVREVKPEGKGQTE; from the coding sequence GTGACGAAAACAGCTCCATCGGAAACCGGGATGGCTGCAAAGGCGAACTGGGAGGCTGCGTTGCGCGGCGACCGTGCCGCCTTCCAAGCGATCGTGACGCCGCACCTGAAGGAGCTGTTCGAGGCGGCGCGGCGCGAGTTGCAATACCGCGTTGCCATCGGCGACCTCAGCCCGGACGACCTGACGCCGGAGGAACTCGCCGGCGAGGTCTTGATCCGGGCATGGCAGGATCGCCACCGCCGGCCGCCGGGCGTGGGCACGAGGGCATGGCTGCTTGCCCTGCTGTTCCGGGTCGTCGTCGACATCGTTCGGCGCGAGGCCCGCTTCAGGAATCTGGCGAAGGTGTCGCTCGAAGCGCGGGTGCCGGCCGAACCGGTCTACGACGATGACGAGTCGTTCTGGGAGTGGTACCAGCCCGACGAGATGACGCGCTGGGAGGACGTGGTGCAGGACCGGTCCTCAATGACTCCGGAACAGGCCGCTGCCGCTGCCGAAGCGTTCACCCGTTTGCTCGATCCGCGCGCGCGCCACGTCTTCCTTCTGGCCGAGGTTTATCGCGTGCCCTTGCCCAAGGCCGCCATGGCGCTCGGGTTGTCCGTGCCAGAAGCGGCGCGCTGGCTCGCCGACGCTGTCCGCGAGGTCAAGCCTGAAGGGAAAGGACAGACGGAATGA
- a CDS encoding DUF5335 domain-containing protein yields MALQKLDKAEWHSFLDYLSKGLVGKRTEIEVASLALGQQIEAEWLPLLGIVYDPKDDVIEVALEGVDHIVNRPRELYVDLAVGNLASLEIVDADDNRQIITLRDPLMLPPPSEAHPSAQQGQERSR; encoded by the coding sequence ATGGCCCTCCAGAAGCTCGACAAGGCGGAATGGCACAGCTTTCTCGATTACCTATCGAAAGGCCTCGTCGGCAAACGCACCGAGATTGAGGTCGCATCCCTCGCTCTTGGTCAGCAGATCGAGGCGGAGTGGCTGCCTCTGCTTGGGATCGTTTACGATCCCAAGGACGATGTCATCGAAGTTGCCCTGGAAGGCGTCGACCACATAGTGAACCGGCCACGGGAACTGTACGTCGATCTCGCCGTGGGCAACCTGGCGAGTCTGGAAATCGTTGATGCCGACGACAACCGGCAGATCATCACGCTGCGCGACCCGCTGATGCTGCCGCCCCCATCGGAAGCCCACCCGAGCGCCCAACAGGGCCAGGAGCGGTCACGGTGA
- a CDS encoding DnaJ C-terminal domain-containing protein: MEDPYEVLGVKRDASDDGIRRAYRKLAKKFHPDLNPGNSQAEERFKAVSSAYELLSDPDKRGRYERGEIDASGAERRPDYSYYRDFAEGRNGGRYYGGDEEQSDDFSDLFANLFGDRFRTRATGGGAGPEIRLRGADRRYVLTVDFLDAINGTTQRLQLPDGKTLDVAIPPGIEDGKVLRLKEQGDPGLGGGSPGDALIEVRVTPHPFFKRVGNDLHVEVPVTLSEAVLGGSITAPTRTGPVTVTVPAGSDTGRVLRLRGKGVPAGRGGRPAGDQYVTLKVEVGPGADDAEFKDFLRNWAPKHPFDPRRKLGMTP, from the coding sequence GTGGAAGACCCCTATGAGGTGCTCGGGGTGAAGCGGGACGCGAGCGACGACGGCATCCGTCGCGCCTACCGCAAACTCGCCAAGAAATTCCATCCTGACTTGAACCCTGGCAACAGCCAGGCAGAGGAGCGCTTCAAGGCGGTGTCATCGGCCTACGAGCTTCTCTCCGATCCGGACAAGCGCGGCCGCTATGAACGCGGCGAGATCGATGCCTCGGGCGCAGAGCGACGGCCCGATTACTCCTATTACCGTGACTTCGCCGAGGGGCGGAACGGCGGCAGATACTACGGTGGTGATGAGGAGCAATCCGACGATTTCAGCGATCTGTTCGCGAACCTCTTCGGTGACCGGTTTCGCACCAGGGCCACCGGTGGCGGTGCCGGGCCGGAGATCCGGCTGCGCGGTGCCGACCGCCGCTATGTGCTGACGGTGGACTTCCTCGACGCGATCAATGGGACGACGCAACGGCTGCAATTGCCGGACGGAAAGACGCTCGACGTTGCGATCCCTCCCGGTATCGAGGATGGCAAGGTGCTGCGGCTCAAGGAGCAGGGTGATCCCGGTCTGGGCGGCGGCTCGCCGGGCGATGCGCTGATCGAGGTCCGCGTCACCCCCCATCCGTTCTTCAAACGCGTCGGCAACGACCTGCACGTCGAGGTGCCCGTGACGCTTTCGGAGGCGGTGCTGGGCGGCTCCATCACCGCACCCACGCGGACCGGGCCGGTGACGGTGACGGTGCCCGCGGGCTCGGACACCGGTCGGGTGCTGCGCTTGCGCGGCAAGGGAGTGCCGGCGGGGCGCGGTGGCCGGCCGGCCGGCGATCAGTACGTCACGTTGAAGGTCGAGGTCGGGCCCGGTGCTGACGATGCTGAGTTCAAGGACTTCCTGCGGAACTGGGCGCCCAAGCATCCGTTCGATCCGCGCCGCAAACTGGGGATGACGCCGTGA
- a CDS encoding chaperone modulator CbpM: MMTLNELRRSFADLEAADLDRWIDNRWIRPEGRPGAYVFHEIDVARTRLVAELRELAIDDDALPLVLSLLDQLYGVRRQMKLLYKAINAQPEEVRWALLVAVRASAPPMDGADADPERGGA, from the coding sequence ATGATGACACTAAATGAGTTGCGACGGTCCTTCGCCGACCTCGAAGCGGCGGACCTCGATCGATGGATCGACAACCGCTGGATCCGGCCGGAAGGGCGGCCGGGTGCTTATGTCTTTCATGAGATCGATGTTGCACGCACGCGTCTGGTTGCGGAGTTGCGTGAGTTGGCAATTGACGATGACGCCCTGCCGCTGGTGCTCTCGCTGCTCGACCAGCTCTACGGCGTGCGGCGGCAGATGAAACTTTTGTACAAGGCGATCAACGCTCAACCGGAGGAGGTCCGCTGGGCGCTCCTGGTTGCTGTACGCGCGAGCGCACCGCCGATGGATGGCGCCGATGCCGACCCGGAGCGCGGTGGTGCTTGA
- a CDS encoding DUF2279 domain-containing protein produces MQRLARVFLVLALVCRPGWVWSADWIRGDFSDWTREDKAFWLNVGVGAVALGWGAWSWDWGTSGPRFQDEGWFGRTTAEGGADKLGHAWSGYAISHLFANRYEHFGYSRTEAARYGALSSLGVMGLIEVGDAFSDDYGFSYQDMLFNVAGAALGYVLWEYPEIKRKVDFRAEYDPFPSGKRQVDITTDYQRTKYLLAVKADGFDAIENPWLKHLEFHVGYYARNYAEYQPGSADQRERHLYIGLGLNLTKLLSPHVNTGGVLNYVQVPYTYVTLDRNLDRR; encoded by the coding sequence ATGCAACGTCTGGCTCGGGTTTTCCTCGTGCTTGCCCTCGTTTGCAGACCAGGGTGGGTGTGGTCTGCGGATTGGATCCGCGGGGATTTTTCAGATTGGACCCGCGAAGATAAGGCCTTCTGGCTGAATGTGGGCGTCGGCGCGGTGGCGCTGGGGTGGGGCGCTTGGTCTTGGGACTGGGGAACGTCCGGGCCGCGCTTCCAGGATGAGGGCTGGTTTGGCCGAACGACGGCGGAAGGCGGGGCCGACAAGCTGGGGCACGCGTGGTCGGGCTATGCGATCAGCCACCTATTCGCCAACCGCTACGAGCACTTCGGCTACAGCCGAACCGAGGCGGCACGCTACGGCGCGTTATCGTCGCTGGGCGTCATGGGGCTGATCGAGGTCGGCGACGCGTTCAGCGACGACTACGGCTTTTCCTATCAGGACATGCTGTTCAACGTGGCAGGAGCGGCGCTGGGCTACGTGCTGTGGGAATATCCGGAGATCAAGCGCAAGGTAGACTTCCGCGCCGAATACGACCCATTCCCGAGCGGCAAGCGCCAGGTGGACATCACCACCGACTACCAGCGCACCAAGTACCTGCTAGCAGTGAAGGCGGACGGCTTCGACGCGATCGAGAACCCTTGGCTGAAGCACCTGGAGTTCCACGTCGGCTACTATGCCCGCAACTACGCCGAATACCAGCCGGGCTCCGCCGATCAGCGGGAACGGCACCTCTACATCGGCCTTGGGCTAAACCTGACCAAGCTGCTGTCACCGCATGTCAATACGGGAGGCGTGCTGAACTACGTGCAAGTGCCCTACACCTACGTCACCTTGGACCGCAACCTGGACCGGCGATGA
- a CDS encoding IS5 family transposase gives MVHLELTDAQWQRLEPLLPPEKPRTGRPSHSHRRVLNGILWINRTGTPWKDLPECYGPVGTVSSRFYRWRKVGVWQRILEALQARADRKGRVDWSLHFIDSTVVHAHQHAAGARKAGRQCDGEALGRSRGGFSTKLHVRAEGLGKPVTFTLTGGEVHDSMAFPALMGTGWIRRVGRGRPRLKPDRLAADKAYSSGVIRRALRRRGIQPVIPTKSNERPEPTFDRTAYRERNRVERLIGRLKQFRRIATRDEKHAANYLAMITVAAILLWL, from the coding sequence ATGGTACACCTTGAATTGACGGATGCACAATGGCAGCGGCTGGAGCCGCTGCTTCCTCCCGAAAAGCCACGTACCGGACGACCGAGCCACTCTCACCGCCGGGTCCTCAACGGCATCCTCTGGATCAACCGCACCGGCACGCCCTGGAAGGATCTGCCGGAGTGCTACGGCCCAGTGGGCACGGTGTCGAGCCGGTTCTATCGCTGGCGTAAGGTTGGGGTCTGGCAGCGGATCTTGGAAGCCTTGCAGGCGCGTGCCGACCGTAAAGGGCGGGTGGATTGGTCGCTGCACTTCATCGATAGCACCGTTGTCCATGCTCACCAGCACGCTGCTGGTGCCCGGAAAGCCGGAAGGCAATGCGATGGCGAGGCGCTCGGCCGCTCCCGTGGTGGGTTTTCGACCAAACTCCATGTCCGTGCCGAGGGCCTCGGCAAGCCGGTTACCTTCACGCTGACCGGCGGTGAGGTGCACGACAGCATGGCCTTCCCCGCACTCATGGGCACGGGCTGGATCCGGCGTGTGGGTCGAGGACGGCCACGCCTGAAACCGGATCGGCTGGCCGCCGACAAAGCCTACAGTAGCGGAGTGATCCGCCGCGCCCTGCGCCGCCGCGGCATCCAGCCCGTGATCCCGACCAAGAGCAACGAGCGCCCGGAGCCGACGTTCGATCGCACCGCCTATCGCGAGCGCAACCGGGTGGAGCGCCTGATCGGCCGGTTGAAGCAGTTCCGCCGGATCGCCACTCGGGACGAAAAGCACGCCGCCAACTACCTCGCTATGATCACCGTCGCCGCTATCCTTCTATGGCTCTGA